A window of Longimicrobium sp. genomic DNA:
CCAGCACGTCGTCGACGAGCGCCGCGATGCGCCGCCGCACGGTCACCGGGTCCTGCCCGCCCTCGGGATGCCGGGCGATCGCATCCAGATCGATGAAGTCGCGGGGCTCGAAACGGTCGCAGATCGCGTGCAGCTTTCCCGCGCCGAGATCGCGGAACGAGGCGATCCGCGGGCCTTCCTCGCTCGGTTCCAGCGGTGCAAGCCGAAACGGTGAACTGCGCGCGACGTCCAGCCGAACGGAGCCTGCGTTCTCACCCCGCGAGTGCACGACGAAGCGAGCGAAGCCCTGCGTGGCCGGCCCGCCGGGTCGCAGGTCGAGGCCGGCGGCGCGCAGCGGTTCACGCAGCGCAGCCCCGAAGTCGCGGGCATCCATGTGGGGGTCGCCAAGAAGTCGAGATCCTCGGACTCCCGGTGCTTCAGGTGGTACGCCGCGAGCGCGGTTCCGCCCTCCAGCCGAAGACCGATTTCGCCATACGCCTCTTCGGTCTGCGCGACGACCCGCATCATCTTGAGGTGGAGATCGCTTACGACGCGACGATCCGCCTTCAGCACCCTCCCTCCGCCTCCGCCGGGCGGCGGAGCTCTTCGAGGACGACGCCCCAGAACCGCCGTGAGTGCTCGGGGATGACGAGGGTGGGGAGCAGCCGTTCGAGAGTGTCCTGCCGCACGAGCTTGGTGACCGCGTCCGAGCCGCCCTGCGTCAGCACGCGGGCGAGCACGACCGGGTTCTCCGGATCGATGATGGCATCCGGAACCGCATCCCAGAACAGCTCCGGAAAGTCGCCGTAGCGGTAGCTCTTCATGCTGAGGGCTCGTTCAGTGCTTCCTTAGTACCTCGGGACGTGTTGACGACCATCGGCTAGCGAGGAAGCCCGTACTCGTCGTAGCCGAGAATCTCATCCGCCGAGCGCGGATCGAGGACAGGCAGCGCATGAATCATCTCCTGAAGACGCTCGACGGAGGCGATCATCTGCGCGTGATCGGCAGCCCTCCGTACGCCCTCGAGTCGCTCACGCAACGCCTCCGTCAGCGATTCGCCGGTGGCATCGGCAAGTAGATGCGCGAGGCGCTCGGTTTCCGGGTTCTTGATGTTGAGTGCCATGGTCCGTTTCCGTGAGCGGGATGGTGGAATTGTACCTGATGTTCGACCCGCGAACAACGGTAAACCAACGGCTGGTCTCACGCGGAGGCGCGGAGACGCGGAAGAGAACAGCAAGAAGGGTTTTCTCGGTGGCTTGCAGTTCTCTCTCTGTTCTCTGTGTGAGCTTTTCCTTGCCGTTCCTCTGCGTCTCCGCGTCTCCGCGTGAGGCAAGCGGTTCAGGAGTCCGCGGATCGAGGAAGTTGACGCCGGGGGCACTTGTGCGCGCCCGCACGACGCCTACCTTCAAAACCATGCGTACTCGCACCTTCGCCGCCGTGCTGGCGGCCATATCGATGCTCTGCGCGAGCGTGGAGCAAGCCGCGGCCCAGCCCGCGGAGTACGGCGGTGCGGCGGGGCTGGGGCTCTCGCTGCGCAGGCTGGGCGTCGCCAAGCGCGTGCTGATGGTGGGCGCCCACCCCGACGACGAAGACACGCAGCTCCTTGCCACGCTCGCGCTGGAGCAGGGCGCGGACGTGGCGTACCTGTCGCTCACGCGCGGCGAGGGGGGGCAGAACGGCATCGGCCCCGAGCTGCACGAGGCGCTGGGGCTGCTGCGCACCGAGGAGCTGCTCGCCGCCCGCCGGGTGGACGGCGCGCGGCAGTTCTTCACCCGCGCCTACGACTTCGGCTTCTCCAAGAACGCCGAGGAGACGCTCCGCCACTGGCCGCGCGAGGAGGTGCTGCGCGACGTGGTGTACGTGGTGCGCCGCTTCCGCCCAGACGTCATCATCCCCGTCTTCAGCGGCACCCCGCGCGACGGCCACGGTCACCACCAGGTCTCCGGCATCATGGCGCGCGAGGCCTTCGCCGCCGCGGCCGATCCGGCGCGCTTTCCGGAGCAGATCGCGGCCGGCCTGCGCCCACACCAGGCCGCCAAGCTGTACCAGTCGCTGCGCGGCGATTCCACGAACGCCACGGTGCGCCTGGCCATCGGCAACCTGGACCCGCTGATCGGCCGCTCGCCGTTCCAGCTGGCCATGGCGAGCCGCTCGCGCCACCGCTCGCAGGACATGGGGCGGCCGGAGACGGCGGGGCCGCGCTGGGGCTACCTGCGGCGCATCGAACCCGCGGCCACGGGACCGGAGCGGTCGATGTGGGAGGGGATCGACACCACGGTGGCCGGTGAGAACCGCGCCCTTACGAGCTACGAGAGGCTCCTCCTCGGCACGCGTGTCGCGCTGAACCCGGGCACGATCGATCCCGGCTCCACCGGCGATCCCGTGGTGGGGCTGCTCGCATCCGCGCTCCAGGCGCTCCGCACGAGCGGCGCATCCACCGAGCCGGATGGATTCCGCCGCGCCGGGGAATTGCGCGACGTAGAGGATGCCCTCGCGCGCGCCGCCGGCCTGGTGCTGGACGGCGTCGCCGACGATGCGCGACTGGTGCCTGGGCAGACGTTCACGCTCGACCTCTCGCTCTGGAACGGCGGGCGCGAGCGCGTGACGGTCGCGGAGCTGCAGCCGCGTCTTCCCGCGGGGTGGACGGCGGAGGCGGCGGCGCCGTTGCCTTCCGCGCCGCTGGAGGCGGGCGCCATCCTGACGCGCCGCTTCCGGGTGAGCATTCCGGCCGACGCCGCGGTCACCGAGCCGTACTTCCTGCGCCGCCCGCGCCAGGGCGACTTCTACACCTGGCCCGCCCACGATTCCGCCGCATCCGAGCCGTTCGACGCCGATCCGGTGCGCGTGTCGGCCCGCGTGACGGTGGCGGGCGCCGGGCTCGCGATGGAGCGCGAGGCCACCTTCCGCGAAGTCGACCTGCGCCAGGGCGAGCTGCGCCGTCCGGTGATGGTCGTCCCCGCCGTCTCGGTGCGGACGGAGCGCGCGGTGCGCATCCTCCCGCTCTCCGGCGAGCACAGCTTCCGGCTGCGCGTGGACCTGGCGAGCGAGGCGCCCGGCGGCATCGGCGGGACGCTGCGGCTGGAGCTGCCGGCGGGATGGACGGCGCAGCCCGCCTCGCTCCCGGTGACCTTTGCCGCCCCGGGCGAGGTGAAGGAGGCCGAGTTCACCGTGCGCGCCCCCGCCGCCCTCCGCGCCGGCGACTACCCGATGTCCGCCGTCTTCCAGGCCGCGGACGGGCGCCGCTTCGC
This region includes:
- a CDS encoding nucleotidyl transferase AbiEii/AbiGii toxin family protein, whose translation is MDARDFGAALREPLRAAGLDLRPGGPATQGFARFVVHSRGENAGSVRLDVARSSPFRLAPLEPSEEGPRIASFRDLGAGKLHAICDRFEPRDFIDLDAIARHPEGGQDPVTVRRRIAALVDDVLEIDPGLSPGFVGQALERGLRVPVVSMFPLRLLHPVREESIQETLDIAIRECAHRVREQVRNGDEGG
- a CDS encoding type II toxin-antitoxin system VapB family antitoxin codes for the protein MALNIKNPETERLAHLLADATGESLTEALRERLEGVRRAADHAQMIASVERLQEMIHALPVLDPRSADEILGYDEYGLPR
- a CDS encoding PIG-L family deacetylase: MRTRTFAAVLAAISMLCASVEQAAAQPAEYGGAAGLGLSLRRLGVAKRVLMVGAHPDDEDTQLLATLALEQGADVAYLSLTRGEGGQNGIGPELHEALGLLRTEELLAARRVDGARQFFTRAYDFGFSKNAEETLRHWPREEVLRDVVYVVRRFRPDVIIPVFSGTPRDGHGHHQVSGIMAREAFAAAADPARFPEQIAAGLRPHQAAKLYQSLRGDSTNATVRLAIGNLDPLIGRSPFQLAMASRSRHRSQDMGRPETAGPRWGYLRRIEPAATGPERSMWEGIDTTVAGENRALTSYERLLLGTRVALNPGTIDPGSTGDPVVGLLASALQALRTSGASTEPDGFRRAGELRDVEDALARAAGLVLDGVADDARLVPGQTFTLDLSLWNGGRERVTVAELQPRLPAGWTAEAAAPLPSAPLEAGAILTRRFRVSIPADAAVTEPYFLRRPRQGDFYTWPAHDSAASEPFDADPVRVSARVTVAGAGLAMEREATFREVDLRQGELRRPVMVVPAVSVRTERAVRILPLSGEHSFRLRVDLASEAPGGIGGTLRLELPAGWTAQPASLPVTFAAPGEVKEAEFTVRAPAALRAGDYPMSAVFQAADGRRFARAVQMVDYPHVRARPLYSDASTLVRAFDVRVPAGLRVGYIEGAGEEGPGVLAQLGIVPTLLDEDALGGGDLSRFDVIVAGSRAYEVRPDLARHNARLLDWVRSGGTLVVQYNKYELVEGNFAPYPLTMDRPHGRVTDENAPVRLLEPSHPVFTTPNRITDADFAGWQQERGLY